One genomic segment of Rubripirellula tenax includes these proteins:
- a CDS encoding secretin N-terminal domain-containing protein: MMTAFAFGAAPVASAQTAGEPQLRTLAVPAEHAKLIATKLSLQFRETPGVQIASDEKNQQLLIMAPAGMQTDIEREVQSLVASHVATASSAEGRSPLNVTLKQITWREFEDDLQHLSNVPLSVTTSRNGERASFQLASVPLGGTTVEVDRRNNSVTVIAPTPSIAGWEKMITTLDQNREISGDTTEVMKLQKAEPAPIQRAIRLLKDLESRPGQTMAAAPLRAGSPFRNAVFQQPPGAQGGAATANVPAEQLPDGAATDEGGAGVIGDTQIQFVPELGTIIIRGAKRDVQRVMDVIKQIEEQSEVTKPDVEVAQLQHADSNAVATLLQQLYTDVLSARQGEVSITALDSPNALLLIGRTEAIRSLMDLIAKIDTPVADTSRLRVFRLQHASAVDAEQTIQSFFADRPGSGDDLRPALGPRVRVLADYRTNSLIISAAPRDLEEVTRLINDLDVQQIAAQSQIKIFPLSNAIAEDLAPVIQSAINGEGEGGTDDNLTRPSTTLSIVSVDSDSNQLLDSGILAGAVITADTGANSIVVRAPAASMSLIGELIRQLDRAPGVESLVKVFTIENGDALQLTTALQDLFGTEAATSGTSVGAGNLGGLPSSSAGGDNSLVPLRFSTDQRTNAIIASGSADDLDVVESILLRLDSQGFAERITEVIWLRHQAAADVATALTSYVQQRTQTVNTIQQFQQGLGPFDLPDRDLIVVAEPVTNSVLLSVSPRMYEDVRRMIDRLDRRPPMVLIKVLLAEVSLDDAFEIGGEVGLQDSLVYDRGIAAGAFPGANAPSAPGFNFNNINQPNVNSFGQNNIAGRGVSSFGVGTTNSALGYGGFVLSAASDSVSLLLRTLQDANRLQILSRPQLMTMDNTEGYVQVGRQVARIRDVTQNVTGTLVSTEDIEVGLILSVRPRVGSDGLIIMTVDATRSARDNANGTPIPSGDGSVIIIDDIIRTTAQSVVAAYSGQTVVFGGLIQKQRSQFSRRVPYLADIPLLGYFFKYEQETETRNELLVVLTPMLVTGEEDLEYIKQTESSRMSWCLADVVEAHGDVGLSGGYGLWGPATGAVIYPDLQPTVDEVIIHDTMQGDGSVTPYYDSTGMGVDGAMIDSRSIMMSDRNFGTQGLPQSVIEAPAMGSGLYTDPRYAPSGSIPTPAAPVLPATPIPAMPNELPQASNGFSTGTNQVSWIDRAVDANKNPSSSGVTPRPRPIRIGSGEQGMLNNE, encoded by the coding sequence ATGATGACCGCTTTTGCATTCGGTGCCGCGCCGGTAGCATCCGCGCAGACCGCAGGCGAGCCACAACTGAGAACACTTGCCGTTCCGGCCGAGCATGCCAAGCTGATCGCAACGAAACTGAGTCTTCAGTTCCGCGAGACGCCGGGCGTTCAGATCGCATCGGACGAGAAGAACCAGCAATTGTTGATCATGGCGCCCGCCGGCATGCAGACAGACATTGAACGCGAGGTCCAATCGCTGGTGGCATCGCACGTTGCAACAGCATCGTCGGCCGAAGGTCGCTCGCCGTTGAACGTCACGCTAAAGCAGATCACGTGGCGCGAGTTCGAAGACGACTTACAGCACCTTTCGAACGTGCCCCTAAGCGTCACCACCAGCCGCAATGGCGAACGTGCGTCATTCCAATTGGCCTCGGTCCCACTTGGCGGAACGACTGTCGAGGTTGATCGTCGCAACAACTCGGTGACCGTCATCGCCCCGACCCCGTCGATCGCGGGCTGGGAAAAGATGATCACAACGTTGGACCAGAATCGCGAAATTTCCGGCGATACGACGGAAGTGATGAAGTTACAAAAGGCCGAACCGGCGCCGATTCAACGTGCGATTCGGTTGCTGAAAGATCTGGAAAGTCGTCCGGGTCAAACCATGGCCGCGGCTCCGTTGCGGGCCGGATCACCATTTCGCAACGCAGTCTTCCAGCAGCCACCGGGCGCCCAAGGCGGGGCCGCGACCGCCAACGTTCCGGCCGAGCAATTGCCCGATGGAGCTGCGACGGACGAAGGCGGCGCCGGTGTGATCGGTGACACCCAAATTCAATTCGTTCCTGAACTCGGTACGATCATCATCCGAGGTGCAAAGCGAGATGTTCAACGCGTCATGGACGTGATCAAACAGATCGAAGAGCAAAGCGAAGTCACCAAGCCCGATGTCGAAGTCGCGCAACTACAGCATGCCGACAGCAACGCCGTCGCTACACTGCTGCAACAGCTCTACACCGATGTGTTGTCCGCTCGTCAAGGCGAGGTCAGTATCACGGCGCTGGATTCGCCCAATGCGTTGTTGTTGATCGGCCGGACCGAAGCGATTCGCAGCTTGATGGACTTGATCGCGAAGATCGATACGCCCGTCGCCGATACCAGTCGTTTGCGAGTGTTTCGATTGCAACACGCTTCGGCCGTCGACGCGGAGCAAACCATTCAGAGCTTCTTTGCCGACCGTCCCGGATCGGGCGATGACTTGCGTCCTGCCCTAGGGCCAAGGGTTCGCGTCTTGGCGGATTATCGCACCAACTCGTTGATCATCAGCGCCGCACCGCGTGACTTGGAAGAAGTCACCCGATTGATCAACGATCTTGACGTTCAGCAAATTGCCGCACAAAGCCAAATCAAAATCTTCCCGTTGTCCAACGCAATCGCCGAAGACTTGGCGCCGGTGATTCAGTCGGCCATCAACGGCGAAGGCGAGGGGGGCACGGACGATAATCTGACGCGACCTTCAACGACGCTTTCGATCGTCAGTGTAGATTCGGACAGCAACCAATTGCTCGATTCGGGAATCTTGGCCGGCGCCGTCATCACCGCCGATACGGGTGCCAATTCGATTGTTGTTCGGGCACCGGCCGCCAGCATGTCGTTGATCGGCGAATTGATTCGTCAACTCGACCGTGCACCAGGCGTCGAATCACTGGTCAAAGTGTTTACGATCGAAAACGGTGACGCGCTGCAATTGACGACCGCGTTACAAGACTTGTTCGGCACCGAGGCTGCGACCAGCGGCACCAGTGTCGGTGCAGGCAACCTTGGCGGATTACCGTCCAGCAGTGCCGGCGGCGACAATTCGTTGGTGCCGCTCCGCTTCAGCACCGATCAACGGACCAACGCGATCATCGCCAGTGGTTCGGCGGATGACTTGGACGTGGTCGAAAGCATCCTGCTGCGTTTGGATAGCCAAGGGTTTGCCGAACGCATCACCGAAGTGATTTGGTTGCGTCACCAGGCGGCCGCCGACGTCGCCACGGCGCTGACCAGTTACGTCCAGCAACGCACGCAAACGGTCAATACCATTCAACAATTCCAACAAGGACTCGGTCCGTTCGACTTGCCCGATCGTGACTTGATCGTAGTTGCCGAACCGGTCACCAACAGCGTCCTGTTGAGCGTATCGCCGCGTATGTATGAAGACGTGCGTCGGATGATAGACCGCCTGGACCGTCGTCCACCGATGGTATTGATCAAGGTGCTGCTCGCCGAAGTCTCGCTGGATGATGCGTTTGAAATCGGCGGTGAAGTCGGCTTACAAGACTCGTTGGTCTATGACCGCGGCATTGCCGCGGGCGCTTTTCCGGGGGCCAACGCACCCAGTGCACCGGGGTTCAACTTCAACAATATCAATCAACCCAACGTTAACTCGTTTGGTCAAAATAATATTGCCGGCCGCGGCGTTTCGAGCTTCGGCGTCGGAACGACAAACTCGGCACTCGGTTACGGCGGTTTCGTGCTGAGTGCGGCCAGCGATTCGGTCAGTCTGTTACTTCGTACGTTGCAAGATGCCAACCGACTGCAAATTCTTAGTCGCCCGCAACTCATGACGATGGACAATACCGAAGGCTATGTGCAAGTGGGGCGTCAAGTCGCTCGGATTCGTGACGTAACGCAAAACGTCACGGGCACCTTGGTTTCAACCGAAGACATTGAGGTTGGTCTGATTCTAAGCGTTCGACCTCGTGTGGGCAGCGACGGCTTAATCATCATGACCGTCGATGCGACTCGATCCGCTCGAGACAACGCCAATGGAACACCGATTCCCTCCGGCGACGGATCCGTGATCATCATCGACGACATCATTCGCACCACGGCTCAATCTGTCGTGGCCGCGTACAGCGGCCAGACCGTTGTGTTTGGTGGACTGATTCAAAAACAACGATCGCAGTTCAGCCGCCGAGTCCCTTACTTGGCCGACATTCCGTTGCTGGGCTACTTCTTTAAGTACGAACAGGAAACCGAAACTCGTAATGAGCTGTTGGTCGTGCTGACGCCCATGTTGGTCACCGGCGAAGAAGACCTCGAGTACATCAAGCAAACCGAATCGAGCCGCATGAGCTGGTGCTTGGCCGACGTGGTCGAAGCACACGGCGATGTTGGGCTGAGCGGCGGATACGGGTTGTGGGGACCGGCCACTGGTGCCGTGATCTATCCCGACCTGCAACCGACTGTTGATGAAGTCATCATTCACGACACCATGCAGGGTGATGGATCGGTAACGCCCTACTACGATTCGACAGGCATGGGCGTTGACGGCGCAATGATTGATTCCCGATCGATCATGATGTCGGATAGGAACTTCGGCACACAGGGACTGCCTCAGTCGGTGATCGAGGCCCCTGCAATGGGGTCTGGGCTCTATACCGATCCCCGATACGCGCCGAGTGGATCAATTCCGACACCCGCCGCGCCGGTATTGCCAGCGACGCCGATCCCAGCGATGCCGAACGAGTTGCCGCAGGCATCCAACGGATTTTCGACCGGGACCAACCAAGTCAGTTGGATTGATCGAGCCGTTGATGCCAACAAAAACCCGTCAAGCTCCGGTGTAACCCCTCGTCCGCGTCCGATCCGCATCGGATCCGGTGAGCAAGGAATGCTCAACAACGAGTGA
- a CDS encoding BBP7 family outer membrane beta-barrel protein codes for MSPRRSIVVALWLICVHSLIASHVFAQGNYLGPGPVVVNNSFTSSGDPYASNLAQASQWLPSGEAIFGRPNFSTPNLGGYLPGPMTIADRLWVRTEYLQWWTEGMDVPSLVTTGPATSARTQAGVLGQPGTNTLFGGGEINGDSSPGIRFRSGFWLTPQATFAIEGEYFQLLGNQSDDYRGSGNGSSVLARPFFDVSRGFDTAQLISFRDTASGSIAIDSDTDFKSFLINGRAGLCPTGICNANGETDRIDWIIGYRYMKLDDRLGFNERITSLIPTAPGTIAINESFRTSNEFRGLQLGVVHQANFKRAWLESLLRVAVGNNKRSTDIRGRTAITENGVTENYNGGLLAQRTNIGNFEQDEFTMIPEVGFTLGIRLTDWLDATVGYTMVYFPNVVRAGDQIDTDVNSNLFPPEDPAVTDGLRPLFKPVESQYWAHGLNLGAELRF; via the coding sequence TTGAGTCCTCGTCGGTCTATCGTTGTCGCTTTGTGGCTGATTTGCGTGCATTCGCTGATCGCGTCGCACGTGTTTGCGCAGGGCAATTATCTGGGCCCCGGTCCCGTCGTCGTCAATAACTCCTTCACGTCAAGCGGCGACCCCTACGCCAGCAACTTGGCCCAGGCCAGTCAATGGTTGCCAAGCGGCGAAGCGATATTCGGACGCCCCAACTTCAGCACGCCCAATCTGGGCGGTTACCTGCCCGGGCCGATGACGATCGCGGATCGTTTGTGGGTACGGACCGAGTACCTGCAATGGTGGACCGAGGGGATGGACGTTCCCTCGCTCGTGACCACCGGCCCCGCTACTTCGGCTCGAACGCAAGCCGGCGTGTTAGGACAGCCTGGAACGAACACGTTGTTCGGTGGTGGTGAAATCAATGGCGACTCGTCACCGGGTATCCGGTTTCGATCAGGCTTCTGGCTGACACCCCAAGCCACGTTTGCTATCGAGGGTGAGTACTTTCAATTACTGGGCAACCAAAGTGATGACTACCGCGGATCGGGCAACGGCAGCAGCGTCTTGGCACGCCCCTTTTTCGACGTCAGCCGCGGTTTCGACACGGCCCAATTGATTTCGTTTCGAGATACCGCTTCGGGATCAATCGCCATCGATTCGGACACGGACTTCAAATCATTTTTGATCAACGGTCGAGCCGGGTTGTGCCCGACGGGCATCTGCAATGCGAACGGAGAAACGGATCGCATCGATTGGATCATTGGCTATCGTTACATGAAGCTCGACGATCGACTAGGTTTCAACGAACGAATCACATCACTGATCCCCACCGCGCCCGGGACCATCGCGATCAACGAATCGTTTCGGACCAGCAACGAGTTCCGTGGCTTGCAGTTGGGCGTTGTTCACCAAGCCAACTTCAAACGTGCTTGGTTGGAATCGTTGCTCCGCGTCGCGGTAGGCAACAACAAACGATCAACGGACATTCGCGGAAGAACGGCCATTACTGAAAACGGCGTTACCGAAAATTACAACGGCGGCCTACTTGCGCAACGAACCAACATTGGCAACTTCGAGCAGGACGAGTTCACGATGATCCCCGAGGTCGGGTTCACCCTTGGCATCCGCCTTACCGATTGGCTGGACGCGACCGTCGGCTACACGATGGTGTACTTCCCCAACGTCGTGCGTGCAGGCGATCAAATCGACACAGACGTCAACAGCAATCTGTTCCCACCGGAAGATCCCGCCGTGACCGACGGACTTCGACCGCTGTTCAAACCAGTGGAAAGCCAATATTGGGCCCACGGACTGAACCTCGGTGCCGAGCTACGATTCTAG
- a CDS encoding PQQ-binding-like beta-propeller repeat protein codes for MTATAVADDWPQWRGIDRDGRIDEPGLMQALPDGHLPRKWTVEIGAGYSGPTVANGRVYVTDRGLDQDDTEIERVLCFDAETGQEVWKHSYPAVYGDIGYRAGPRASVTIHGDSAISVGAAGQLICFAASDGTIRWQHDLRKAYDARMPIWGITAAPLVYKDLVIQVVAGAGDACVVAFDLWTGKESWRSIDEPAGYSSPILIRQAGQDVAVVWTGASISGLDPKSGRVHWRVEMLPRNMPIGVPTPVVADDLLFVSSFYDGSMLIRFSKDELTAQKVWHRAGTDEINTDALHCMISNPLIKGDHIYGTDSYGQLRCLDIATGDRVWEDTTAVPKARWATIHTIRDGDREIMQNDQGELIFATLSPAGYQEHSRTKLLAPTRKQLPKRGGVTWSHPAIANGHIYARNDNELMCASLLP; via the coding sequence GTGACCGCAACCGCAGTTGCCGACGATTGGCCCCAGTGGCGCGGCATCGATCGCGACGGGCGGATCGACGAACCGGGCTTGATGCAAGCACTTCCCGACGGACACCTGCCACGCAAATGGACGGTTGAAATTGGTGCCGGCTACAGTGGTCCAACCGTTGCCAATGGCCGTGTGTACGTGACTGATCGTGGGCTTGATCAAGACGACACCGAGATCGAACGCGTCTTGTGCTTTGACGCCGAAACCGGTCAAGAAGTTTGGAAGCACTCGTACCCGGCGGTTTACGGCGATATCGGCTATCGCGCCGGCCCTCGTGCGTCGGTGACGATTCACGGCGACTCGGCAATCTCGGTCGGTGCCGCAGGTCAATTGATTTGTTTCGCTGCTTCCGATGGGACGATCCGGTGGCAACACGATTTGCGAAAGGCCTACGATGCCCGCATGCCGATCTGGGGGATCACCGCCGCACCGTTGGTCTACAAGGATTTGGTGATCCAAGTCGTTGCCGGCGCTGGCGACGCGTGTGTGGTCGCGTTCGACCTTTGGACCGGAAAAGAAAGTTGGCGGTCGATCGATGAACCGGCCGGCTACAGTTCGCCGATTCTGATTCGTCAAGCCGGTCAAGACGTTGCCGTGGTCTGGACCGGTGCCAGCATCAGCGGCTTGGATCCAAAGTCCGGCCGAGTCCATTGGCGGGTCGAAATGCTACCGCGAAATATGCCGATCGGCGTCCCCACGCCCGTCGTGGCCGACGACCTGTTGTTCGTGTCGTCGTTCTATGACGGATCCATGTTGATTCGCTTTTCCAAGGACGAATTGACGGCCCAGAAAGTCTGGCATCGCGCCGGCACCGATGAAATCAACACCGACGCGCTTCATTGCATGATCAGCAATCCGTTGATCAAGGGCGATCACATCTATGGCACCGACAGCTACGGACAACTGCGATGTTTGGATATTGCCACGGGCGATCGCGTTTGGGAGGACACGACGGCGGTACCCAAAGCGAGGTGGGCGACGATCCACACGATCCGCGATGGTGATCGTGAAATCATGCAGAACGATCAAGGCGAGTTGATTTTCGCCACGCTGTCACCGGCCGGCTACCAAGAACACTCCCGCACCAAACTGCTGGCACCGACGCGGAAACAACTGCCCAAACGCGGCGGCGTGACGTGGTCGCATCCCGCGATCGCCAACGGGCATATCTATGCGAGGAACGACAACGAACTGATGTGCGCGTCGTTGCTTCCGTAG
- a CDS encoding Gfo/Idh/MocA family protein, giving the protein MDRRNFLTGATLAAATVAATQTRAYAAAGSKPRRVGLIGCGWYGKCDLLQLMNVEPVEVVSLCDVDSQMLAQAADLIESRQVSKKRPRTYANYVDMLAEKDLDIVLIATPDHWHALTMIAAVQAGADVYVQKPTGCDVLESKAMLDAARRTGRVVQVGTQRRSTPHLIDAKTQVVDAGLLGDIAHAEVCCYYHMRANKNPPDSNPPKHLDYDAWTGPAPMRPYNELVHPRSWRAFMEYGNGIVGDMCVHMLDMVRWQLGLGWPKHIASSGGILVDTESKANISDTQTATFDFDDLDVVWTHRSWGDAPDPQYPWAGIIYGTKGTLKLSVNRFDFIPRGGGQKIQGEALIELDKYPTDASDKEKWNLELHVASAIRGHMRDFLAAVDARSNPVADIEQGHISSASCIMANVSSAIGRSIEFDPATHTAVDDAEATALLQREYRKPYVHPATV; this is encoded by the coding sequence ATGGATCGACGAAACTTCTTGACGGGCGCCACGTTGGCTGCCGCCACGGTTGCTGCCACGCAGACGCGTGCGTACGCCGCCGCTGGTTCCAAGCCGCGGCGCGTGGGGCTGATCGGTTGCGGATGGTATGGCAAGTGTGATTTGCTGCAGTTGATGAACGTCGAGCCCGTCGAAGTGGTGTCGCTGTGCGATGTCGATTCGCAGATGCTTGCGCAGGCAGCCGATTTGATCGAGTCACGCCAAGTATCGAAAAAGCGGCCCCGTACCTATGCCAACTATGTGGACATGTTGGCCGAAAAAGATTTGGACATCGTGTTGATCGCAACGCCGGACCACTGGCACGCATTGACGATGATCGCTGCGGTCCAAGCGGGCGCCGACGTTTATGTGCAAAAGCCGACCGGTTGCGATGTGCTGGAAAGCAAAGCGATGCTGGACGCGGCACGCCGCACCGGACGGGTCGTCCAAGTCGGGACCCAACGCCGCAGCACGCCTCACTTGATCGATGCCAAGACCCAGGTCGTCGACGCGGGATTGCTGGGCGACATCGCGCACGCGGAAGTGTGTTGTTACTACCACATGCGGGCCAATAAGAACCCGCCCGACTCGAATCCGCCAAAGCATCTCGATTACGACGCATGGACGGGACCCGCGCCGATGCGTCCTTACAATGAATTGGTTCATCCCCGGTCGTGGCGAGCGTTCATGGAATACGGCAACGGAATCGTTGGCGACATGTGCGTTCACATGTTGGATATGGTGCGTTGGCAATTAGGACTCGGATGGCCCAAGCATATCGCCAGCAGCGGCGGCATTCTGGTCGACACCGAATCCAAAGCGAACATCTCGGACACGCAAACGGCCACCTTTGACTTCGACGATTTAGATGTCGTGTGGACACACCGCAGTTGGGGTGACGCGCCGGATCCACAGTATCCCTGGGCAGGCATCATTTACGGAACGAAGGGGACGTTGAAATTGAGCGTCAATCGATTCGACTTCATTCCCCGCGGCGGTGGCCAAAAGATCCAAGGTGAGGCGTTGATCGAATTGGACAAGTATCCGACGGATGCGAGCGATAAAGAGAAGTGGAACCTTGAACTGCATGTCGCGTCCGCGATTCGCGGTCACATGCGAGATTTCCTTGCCGCCGTGGATGCGCGAAGCAACCCCGTCGCCGACATCGAGCAAGGGCACATCAGTAGCGCGTCGTGCATCATGGCGAACGTTTCATCAGCGATTGGCCGTTCGATCGAGTTCGACCCGGCGACCCACACCGCCGTCGACGATGCCGAAGCCACCGCCTTGCTTCAACGTGAATATCGCAAGCCGTACGTCCATCCGGCAACCGTTTGA
- a CDS encoding DUF1571 domain-containing protein, with translation MFKKILIGSLAIVAIVMLWRRGQTSSAESTSVAIHVDAPDSVSTLTTNVGDNAPTMAMVLDKANASLRRMKQELDDYTARFVKQERDTSGNLSEPSEISMRVQTRFGGPDNRSPRRVYLHFNSPAAVAGREVLWGEDLYDGKMAVHEVGMILGLKTIWLDPNGMIAMQGQRFPISEIGLVKLVEKLIERGEVDRDDSDVTVTITDGHRFDDRDTQRIEVRRKRPNGTEDDFSRAEIVIDPEREWILSYRSFGWPVPGETEAPLLESYAYHDLETNVGLTDIDFDTKNPSYRFPKF, from the coding sequence ATGTTCAAAAAAATATTGATCGGCAGTTTGGCGATTGTTGCGATCGTCATGTTGTGGCGACGGGGTCAGACATCGTCCGCCGAGTCGACGAGCGTTGCGATACATGTCGATGCACCCGATTCGGTATCCACGCTGACCACGAACGTGGGCGACAACGCGCCGACAATGGCGATGGTGCTGGACAAGGCGAACGCCTCGCTGCGGCGAATGAAGCAAGAGCTAGACGACTACACCGCGCGTTTCGTGAAGCAAGAGCGAGACACCTCAGGGAATCTGAGCGAGCCATCTGAAATTTCGATGCGGGTTCAGACTCGATTCGGTGGCCCTGACAATCGATCACCACGCCGCGTTTATCTACACTTCAATTCGCCGGCGGCCGTTGCTGGACGCGAGGTTCTTTGGGGCGAAGACTTGTATGACGGTAAGATGGCGGTCCACGAAGTAGGCATGATTCTGGGTCTGAAAACGATCTGGTTGGATCCCAATGGAATGATTGCCATGCAAGGACAACGGTTTCCGATCAGTGAGATCGGATTGGTCAAGCTGGTTGAAAAGCTGATCGAGCGGGGCGAAGTCGATCGCGATGATTCCGATGTCACGGTGACAATCACCGATGGCCATCGATTCGATGATCGCGACACCCAACGGATCGAAGTCCGACGCAAGCGGCCCAACGGCACCGAGGATGATTTCTCGAGAGCCGAAATTGTGATCGACCCCGAACGGGAGTGGATCCTCAGCTATCGCAGTTTCGGGTGGCCGGTTCCAGGGGAAACCGAGGCTCCGCTGCTGGAGTCCTATGCCTACCACGATTTGGAAACGAACGTGGGTTTGACGGATATCGACTTCGACACCAAGAACCCGAGCTACCGTTTTCCGAAGTTCTGA
- the infA gene encoding translation initiation factor IF-1 has product MGKKEDAFEVEGTVTQALANTRFRVQLETGSEVMAHVAGRMRKHFIRIVPGDKVRVELSPYDLTKGRITYRER; this is encoded by the coding sequence TTGGGAAAGAAAGAAGATGCTTTCGAAGTCGAAGGCACAGTCACACAGGCTCTTGCAAACACACGATTCCGTGTCCAATTGGAAACGGGAAGCGAAGTGATGGCGCACGTCGCTGGACGGATGCGTAAGCACTTCATTCGGATCGTTCCGGGCGATAAGGTCCGCGTCGAATTGTCACCGTACGATTTGACCAAGGGTCGAATCACCTATCGCGAACGCTAG
- the rpsI gene encoding 30S ribosomal protein S9 gives MIAVKKDKINGDALGTGRRKSSVARVRVRAGSGKITINSLSIEQYFVNDQHRAAIMQTLEAADHAEKVDVVVRVGGGGMTGQSGAVRMGLARALCSFDETLHDPMREGSFLTRDSRMKERKKPGLRGARRGVQFSKR, from the coding sequence ATGATCGCCGTCAAAAAGGACAAAATCAACGGGGACGCCCTCGGCACTGGTCGCCGCAAAAGCAGCGTCGCTCGCGTTCGTGTACGTGCCGGCAGCGGCAAGATCACGATCAACAGCCTTTCGATCGAGCAATACTTCGTCAACGATCAACATCGAGCCGCGATCATGCAAACGCTCGAAGCGGCCGATCACGCGGAAAAGGTGGATGTCGTTGTTCGCGTCGGTGGTGGCGGAATGACCGGCCAAAGTGGCGCGGTACGCATGGGCTTGGCTCGTGCCCTGTGCAGCTTTGACGAAACATTGCACGACCCGATGCGAGAAGGCAGCTTCCTGACGCGAGATTCGCGCATGAAGGAACGAAAGAAGCCTGGTCTTCGCGGTGCCCGTCGTGGTGTCCAGTTCAGCAAGCGTTAA
- the rplM gene encoding 50S ribosomal protein L13 yields the protein MAKPDQVEKQWHVVDATDEVLGRLASDIAVVLMGKHRPQYTPHVDCGDFVVVTNADKIKMTGRKMDARHYTWYTGYTGLRLESYGDRLDRKPEDLIFHAVRRMLPKNKLAYQMIKKLKIYAGPEHPHTAQSPQELKRTSKKA from the coding sequence ATCGCCAAACCTGACCAAGTCGAAAAGCAATGGCACGTCGTCGACGCCACCGATGAGGTGCTGGGACGTTTGGCAAGCGATATCGCTGTCGTTCTGATGGGCAAGCATCGCCCGCAGTACACGCCTCACGTCGATTGTGGCGATTTCGTGGTCGTCACCAACGCTGACAAGATCAAGATGACCGGTCGCAAAATGGATGCCCGCCACTACACGTGGTACACGGGCTACACCGGTCTGCGTCTGGAAAGCTACGGCGATCGCCTGGATCGTAAGCCCGAAGACCTGATCTTTCACGCGGTTCGCCGGATGTTGCCAAAGAACAAGCTGGCTTATCAAATGATCAAAAAGCTGAAGATCTATGCCGGTCCAGAGCATCCTCACACCGCACAATCGCCACAAGAGTTGAAGCGAACCAGCAAGAAGGCCTAG